A window of the Phaseolus vulgaris cultivar G19833 chromosome 5, P. vulgaris v2.0, whole genome shotgun sequence genome harbors these coding sequences:
- the LOC137833965 gene encoding uncharacterized protein produces the protein MSVEEYRQKIELYMMRASIRESEPTTTARFLSGLNLEIRDRVKLLPYQDLNDLIQLCIKIEQQNLRKNSSCRESSYSNSYPKREYKREESVPKEKPRETPKSVGKDVLTPLIRARDVKCFKCYGRGHVQAQCPNQRNLFLRGVDEYSSYDDEPSGKEEENNEGVYPCEGELMMIRRTLNNQSSVNLETQRENIFHIRCKVLEKVCSLIVDSGSCCNCCSARMVEKLDLQLVLHPKPYKLQWIIEDGKLTVDKQVKVEFSVGNYKDNVLCNVVPMEACHILLGRPWKFDKKTMHNGLTNEITFTHKEKKFILYPLSHSQVVKDQVQMKQERNEEKKKTKIEKQEKSLREQKAWEKSVLSHKVIQQEERIENTFENMFLVEQPSNLLICKGTFTCTATLVETCVLPPQVKELLEEFDDIFSKEGHIGLPPFRGIEHQIDLVSGASLPNKPAYKTNPEETKEIESQVQDLLEKVNKNGVHVDPEKIKAIQEWLTPQNVGDVTIFHGLASFYKRLVPNFSSLASPLNELVKKDAPFCWTKKQDQAFKRLKAQLTNAPILALPNFAKTFELKCDALGVDIGVVLLQGGHPIAYFSEKIHGATLNYPTYDKELYALVRPLKTQEHYLVSKEFVIHSDHESLKYFKGQHKLNKRHAKWMKFLEQFSYVIKYKKGSTNIVVDALSRRHALFSKLGAQILGFDNIIELYKEDHDFASIFAKCEHRDLFMCLRGIFLKKENFVFPKEPIENSL, from the exons aTGAGTGTAGAGGAATATAGGCAGAAAATTGAGTtatatatgatgagagcctcaaTTAGGGAGTCTGAACCCACCACCACAGCAAGATTCTTAAGTGGGCTTAACCTTGAGATTAGAGATAGGGTTAAACTTTtgccctaccaagacttgaatgacttgattcaactttgtatcaaaattgaacaacaaaatttaaggaaaaacTCAAGTTGTAGGGAAAGCTcatactccaactcttatccaaAAAGAGAGTATAAAAGGGAGGAAAGTGTACCTAAAGAAAAACCAAGAGAAACTCCCAAGAGTGTAGGAAAAGATGTGCTTACTCCACTCATTCGTGCTAGGGATgtcaaatgctttaaatgttatGGTAGAGGTCATGTTCAAGCccaatgcccaaaccaaagaAATTTGTTCTTAAGAGGGGTAGATGAGTATAGTAGCTATGATGACGAACCTAGTGGGAAAGAGGAGGAGAATAATGAGGGAGTATATCCATGTGAGGGGGAGTTAATGATGATTcgaagaaccctcaacaatcaatcTAGCGTGAACctagaaacacaaagagagaacatttttcatataagatgcaaagttttagaaaaagtttgttctctcattgtggatagtggctcttgctgcaattgttgtagcgctAGAATGGTTGAAAAGCTAGATCTACAATTAGTCCTTCATCCtaaaccttataaacttcaatggatCATTGAAGATGGGAAACTAactgtagacaagcaagtgaaaGTCGAGTTTTCTGTGGGCAACTACAAAGATAACGTTTTATGTAATGTAGTtcccatggaagcttgtcatattttgTTAGGTAGACCTTggaaatttgataagaaaactatgCATAATGGACTAACCAATGAGATTACCTTCACCCACAAAGAAAAGAAGTTTATACTTTATCCTTTATCACATTCACAAGTGGTAAAAgatcaagtacaaatgaaacaagagaggaatgaagagaaaaaaaaaacaaaaatagaaaaacaagaaaaatccCTTAGGgagcaaaaggcgtgggagaagagtgttctttcccacaaggtcattcaacaagaagaaagaattgaaaatacatttgaaaacatgtttcttgttgaacaaccttcaaaccttttaatttgtaaaggaacatttacatgcactgccacacttGTTGAGACTTGTGTTCTACCTCCTCAAGTAAAAGAACTTTTAGAagaatttgatgatatattctctAAGGAAGGCCACATAGGACTTCCTccttttagaggtatagaacatcaaattgatttagTTTCGGGAGCTAGTCTACCTAATAAACCAGCTTATAAAACTAATCCTGAGgaaactaaggagatagaatcacaagtacaagatttgttggagaagg ttaacaaaaatggggtacatgttgaccccgaaaaaatcaaagccatccaagaatggctaacaccacaaaatgtaggagatgttacGATTTTTCATGGTCTAGCAAGCTTTTATAAAAGACTTGTGCCTAACTTttcaagtctagcttcaccactcaatgagttagtgaagaaggACGCTCCATTTTGTTGGACCAAGAAGCAAGATCAAGCCTTCAAGAGGCtgaaagctcaactcactaatgcacccattctagccTTACCAAACTTtgcaaaaacttttgagctaaAGTGTGATGCATTGGGAGTAGACATAGGTGTcgtattgttgcaaggtggacatccaattgcttattttagtgaaaaaattCATGGAGCCACCCTTAACTATCCAACCTATGATAAGGAGCTTTATGCACTTGTGAGGCCCTTAAAGACTCAGGAGCACTATCTAGTTTCTAAAGAATTTgtcattcatagtgatcatgagtctttaaaatatttcaaaggTCAACATAAGTTGAACAAACGCCATGCAAAATGGATgaaatttcttgaacaattttcTTATGTTATCAAGTACAAGAAGGGTAGTACAAACATTGTGGTTGATGCTCTTTCTAGGAGACATGCCctcttttcaaaacttggagcccaaattcttggcTTTGACAACATAATTGAACTTTACAAAGAAGATCATGATTTTGCATCCATCTTTGCTAAATGTGAACATAGAGATCTTTTTATGTGTCTGAggggtatctttttaaagaaggaaaactttgtattccccaaggaacccatagaaaactccttgtaa